Proteins from one Anastrepha obliqua isolate idAnaObli1 chromosome 2, idAnaObli1_1.0, whole genome shotgun sequence genomic window:
- the LOC129237226 gene encoding chitooligosaccharidolytic beta-N-acetylglucosaminidase has translation MSISSEFSLLAVALLVFATTAQAENGSPQWICTSTELCHIDKAANIGDAPRFESQNDCRLSCGSYGAIWPLPTGVCTLSDERIRFDPWKVRFNVVAPDAASMQYVRESNRIFVSNILKECVRNCSLPNSKEVLVKTTVSTNNLVLDWSTNETYALSVRTREMATFVEVKARTVYGARHALETLSNLITGSKDNGLLMVKNADVRDGPVFSHRGLLLDTARNFIPLRMISRTLDAMAASKMNVLHWHVVDTQSFPLEITRVPELQQFGAYQPDMVYSRTDTQNMVRYARLRGIRIIIEIDGPSHAGNGWQWGPLSGLGHMAVCVNKQPWRSYCIEPPCGQLNPLNENMYGIMKEIYEDLAEVNAPEETIHMGGDEVFIPCWNSTAEITRRMRDIGFDLSYSSFYKLWSEFHQKNLDSWDNVTQRQHPRIAVPKSVILWSSHLTDPDIIVDHLPKERYIIQTWVESDKTLNKDLVKKGYRIIVSTKNAWYLDHGFWGYTSYYNWKKVYDNRMEVHPLILGGEVCMWSEFVDQNSVESRIWPRAGAAAERLWANPELSSVLVQSRFLRYRERLLSRGIKADAVIPKWCVLNEGQCL, from the exons ATGTCAATTTCAAGCGAATTTTCGCTGTTGGCCGTTGCTCTGTTGGTGTTCGCAACCACTGCGCAAGCGGAAAACGGAAG CCCACAATGGATTTGTACTTCGACTGAATTGTGCCATATCGACAAGGCGGCCAATATTGGTGATGCCCCGCGTTTCGAGAGCCAAAATGATTGTCGATTGTCGTGTGGCAGTTATGGTGCAATATGGCCATTACCCACCGGCGTCTGCACCCTGTCAGATGAACGTATACGTTTCGATCCGTGGAAGGTGAGATTTAATGTGGTTGCACCAGACGCCGCTAGCATGCAATATGTGCGCGAATCGAATCGAATTTTTGTCAGTAATATACTAAAGGAGTGTGTGAGGAATTGCTCGCTGCCCAATAGCAAAGAGGTGCTAGTAAAGACTACAGTTAGTACAAACAATTTAGTATTGGATTGGAGTACGAATGAGACCTATGCGCTGAGTGTTCGAACAAGAG AAATGGCCACTTTTGTTGAAGTCAAAGCGCGAACGGTATATGGTGCTAGGCATGCGCTTGAGACGTTAAGCAACCTTATAACGGGCAGCAAGGA TAATGGTCTGCTGATGGTCAAAAATGCCGATGTTCGCGACGGACCAGTTTTCTCCCACCGTGGCTTGCTTTTGGACACTGCCCGAAATTTTATACCATTGCGTATGATCAGTAGAACTCTGGATGCTATGGCAGCGTCAAAGATGAATGTACTTCACTGGCATGTCGTAGACACACAAAGCTTTCCACTGGAAATTACTCGAGTACCCGAATTACAGCA ATTTGGCGCTTATCAGCCCGACATGGTTTACTCACGCACCGACACCCAAAACATGGTACGCTATGCACGCCTGCGCGGTATACGCATCATCATTGAAATCGATGGGCCCTCCCATGCTGGCAACGGTTGGCAGTGGGGTCCGCTGTCAGGGCTTGGCCACATGGCGGTGTGTGTTAATAAACAACCTTGGCGTTCATATTGCATTGAGCCACCATGTGGCCAATTAAATCCGCTTAACGAGAATATGTACGGTATAATGAAGGAGATTTATGAAGATCTTGCTGAAGTAAATGCACCAGAAGAGACAATTCATATGGGTGGCGATGAAGTGTTTATACCCTGCTGGAATAGTACGGCGGAAATAACGAGACGCATGCGTGACATAGGTTTTGATTTAAGTTATAgcagtttttataaattatggTCGGAGTTTCATCAGAAAAACTTGGATTCATGGGATAATGTAACACAACGACAGCATCCACGTATTGCAGTACCCAAATCGGTTATACTGTGGTCCAGTCATTTGACTGACCCCGATATAATAGTTGACCACTTGCCCAAAGAACGTTACATTATACAAACGTGGGTAGAGTCGGATAAAACGCTGAACAAAGATTTAGTGAAGAAGGGATATCGCATTATAGTATCAACGAAAAATGCTTGGTATTTGGACCATGGTTTCTGGGGGTATACAAGCTACTATAATTGGAAGAAAGTATATGACAACCGCATGGAAGTGCATCCGTTGATATTGGGCGGAGAGGTCTGCATGTGGAGCGAGTTTGTGGATCAAAATTCTGTGG AATCACGCATTTGGCCACGAGCTGGTGCTGCAGCCGAACGACTGTGGGCGAATCCGGAACTTTCTAGTGTACTGGTGCAGTCACGATTTCTACGTTATCGCGAACGCCTTTTGTCACGTGGCATAAAAGCTGACGCGGTTATTCCGAAATGGTGTGTACTGAATGAGGGTCAATGTTTATag